From the genome of Agromyces badenianii:
CGTCGAGGGCGAAGCGGAGCCGGCCGCGTTCGGCCTCGGCGAGGATCGCCTCGGTGTCGGCGACCTTGCCGCGCGCGATGTTCACCACGAGGGCGCCGTCGGGCAGTGCGGCGAGGAAGGCCGCGTCGACGAGACCGGTCGTCGCTGCGGTGAGCGGCACGCCGATGACGACGATGTCGGCGTTCGGCAGCAGGCCCGGCAGCTCGTCGATGCCGCGGATGAAGCCCTGCTCGTCGGAGCGCGCGCGGCTCGCGACGCGGGTGAGCTCGACCTCGAACGGCGCGAGCCGCGCCTCGATCGCGCGCCCCACGCCGCCGTAGCCGATGAGCAGCACCCGGCGGTCGGCGAGGCTCGCGTGCCGGGCCGGGGCCCACCGGCCCTCGCCGGCGGCGCGGACGAAGTCGGGGATGCCGCGCTGGGCGGCGAGGATGAGCGCGAGTGCGAGCTCGGCGGTCGACGTCTCGTGCACGCTCGCCGCGTTGGCGAAGACGTGCCCGGGCGGCAGCGCGGCCGGCACGTCGTCGTAGCCGATGGACTGCGACTGCACGAGCCGGGTCGTGACTCCCTCGAGCGCCCCGAGTCGCCCAGCGGCGCCCATGTACGGCGGCACCACGAGGTCGATGCGCTCGGCGGGTGCGGGCCCCGACATGTCCCACTGCACGATCTCCGCGCCGTCGGGCGCGGCGCCCAGCGCGTCGCGCAGTGCGTTGCCGGGCAGGGAGACGAGCAGGGGGGCGTCGGTCATACGACGATCCTTCCAGACGGATGTCGCGACTCGCCGGTGCCGCGGGCCGTCGTGCCGTCAGGGCAGTTGCGCGACCTGGGCCCGGATGATGCGCTCGGCCACGTCGTCGGCCGCGGCGTAGGCGTCGAAACCGTGGAGCAGACCGTCGACGGCGAGCGAGGCGATGCCGTGGCTCATGGCGCAGAGCTGCAAAAACGTCGTCTCGACGTCGCCGTCGATCGCGCCGGAGTCGTGCACCTGGATGACGAGGGCGCGCAGTCCGTCGAGGGCCGCGAGTCGTGCCCGATCGAGCAGTTCGTCGCCCTGCGCGGAGGAGGGCGTGCGGAACATCGCGTCGAAGTGCGCGGGGTGCCGGAGTGCGAAGGCCACGAACTCGACGGAATCGGCGACCAGTCGCTCTCGACCGGGCAGGTGCGCGGCACGCTCCTGAGCGGTGCAGAGCTCGTCGTCGAGGAGCGCGAGGCCTTCGAAGGCGAGGGCCCTGATCATGCCCTCGCGGCTGCCGAAGAAGTGGGTGGGTGCAGCGTGCGAGAGTCCGGCGTGGCGCGCGACCTCGCGGAGTCCCACGTTGTTCACGCCCTGTTCGCGGGCGAGCTCCTCCATCGCGCGGAGCAGGGCGGCGCGGCCCGGGGCGCCAGGTGGGCCCGGGGCGCTCCCCACCGAGGAAGCTCCGCCGCCCGGTGTCGTCGTCTCGCTCACAGCGCTCCCTCCTTCGCCACATCCTCCACCCTACTTGACATCGTAAAGTCAGGTGCCGTAGCGTCGAATCAAGAGAACTTGACAATGTAAAGTTAGAGGGAGTGGTGAAAATGGTCGACATCACGAACGCCGAGGTCTGGAAGGCGATCGAGAGCGTGAACTTCATGGTCATCGGCATGGTGTCGGCGAGGGGCGAGGCGCGCACGGCCGGCGTCATGCACGTCGTCGACGACGGCCGGCTCTGGTTCACGACGAACGAGCGCGAGTTCAAGGCACGCCACATCGCCGCCAACCCCGGCGTCTCGGTCACGGTGCCCATCGCGAAGCGCATCCCGTTCGTGCCGTGGGTGAAGATTCCGGCCGCCACGATCACCTTCTCGGGGGTGGCCGAGATCATGCCCGCCGAGCAGCTGCCGAGCGACGCGAAACGCGCCCTGCTGCACGGGCTCGAGCTGAGCGACGGCGAACGCGGCGACCTCATCGCGATCGGCGTGCGCCCGAGCGGCGACTTCGTCACCTACGGCGTGGGCGTCTCGCTGAGCGGGATGCGCGACACCGAGCTCGCACGTGGGCGCGTGGCGTCGGCGCCGAAGTCGCCGGCGATCGTCTGACCCGCCGCCGCCCTGTGCTGTGACAGCCAGTCGTCGCCCGGCTCGCCGGCGGCGGGCTAGCCCGCGACCGGCTCGTACCGGCGCGGAGGGAACGCGGTCGCCACGAGCGCACGCAGCGACTCGAGGCCGGCACCCGTGAAGCCCTGCGCCCGCGCCTGCACGAGCACGTTGCCGATCGCGGTCGCCTCGACCGGTCCGGCGAGCACCGGCAGGCCGGCGCGATCGGCGGTGCGCTGGCAGAGCAGCTCGTTGAGCGCGCCCCCGCCGACCAGGTGGATCGTCTCGACCTGCGTGCCAGAGAGGCGCGCGGCATCCACCACCGCCTCGGCGAAGGCCCGGGCGAGCGACTCGACGATCGAGCGGGCGAACTCGGCGGGCGTGCCCGGTGCCGGCTCGCCGTGCTCGCGGCACCACTCGGCGATGCGGGCGGGCAGGTCGCCGGACGCCATGAAGCGGGGGTCGTTCGCGTCGAACACAGTGACGGGCGCGGTGACGGATGCCGCAGCCGCGAGCAGTGCCGCGAGTTCGACGGTCTCGCCGTCGCGCTCCCACTGCCGCACCGACTCGCTCAGCAGCCAGAGGCCCATGACGTTGCGCAGGAAGCGCACGCGCCCGTCGACGCCGCCCTCGTTGGTGAAGTTCGCGGCTCGGGCGGCATCCGTCAGCACCGGGCGTTCGAGCTCGACGCCGACGAGCCCCCAGGTGCCGCACGAGATGTAGGCGGCCGACTCGGGTCGCATTGGCACGGCGACGACGGCGGATGCCGTGTCGTGCGAGCCGACGGCGACGACCTCGAGCGGATGCCGCGAGCCGATGCCGAACCCGGCCGCGACCTCGCCGCGCAGCGTGCCGATCGTCTCGCCCGGGTCGACGAGTCGAGGGAAGACCGAGCGAGGCAGGCCGAGCCGCTCGATGAGCTCGTCGTCCCACTCGCGGGAATCGATGCCGAGGAGCCCGGTCGTCGACGCGTTGGTGCGTTCGGCGACGCGTTCGCCCGTCAGCTGGAACGCGATGAGGTCGGGCACCAGCAGCAGGGAATCGGCGAGGCCGAGGCATCCGCCGCCGTCGCCCTGAGCGCCCTGCGCGCGCTCGGCCGCGAGTTGATAGAGCGTGTTGAACGGCAGGAACTGCAAGCCGTTGCGGCGATAGAGCTCGGCGAACGGGGCGATCGTGTGCACGGCCTCGACCCCCGCGGCCGAGCGCTCGTCGCGGTAGTGGAACGGCTCGCAGAGCATCCGGTCGCCCGCCAGCAGCGCGTAGTCGACCGCCCACGAGTCGACGCCGATCGAGGTGACGCCGGGTTCCTCGCGGAGCGCCTTCGCGAGGCCGCTGTCGACCCGGCGGGAGAGGCCGGAGAGATCCCAGTGCAGGCCGGAGGCGAGGCGCACGGGATCGTTCGCGAAGCGTGCGACCTGCCGGATCTCGAGCGTGCCGGCCCCGCGGCCGTCGACGCGGCCGAGGACGACCCGCCCGCTCGTGGCCCCGAGGTCGACCGCCGCGACGGTGCCCGCTCCGCGCCCGCCGCCGGTCATCGCAGGAAGGCGGCGGCGACGCCCGCGTCGACGGGGATGTGCAGGCCGGTCGTGTGCGAGAGCTCGGGCCCCGTGAGCACGATCACGGCATTCGCGACATGTTCGGGCAGCACCTCGCGCTTGAGGATCGTGCGCTGGGCGTAGAACGCGCCGAGCTCCTCCTCTTCGATGCCGTAGGTCTTGGCGCGGTTCGCGCCCCAGCCGCTCGCGAAGATCCCCGAGCCCCGCACGACGCCGTCGGGGTTGATCCCGTTGACCTTGATGCCGTACTCGCCGAGTTCGACGGCGAGCAGGCGCACCTGATGGGCCTGGTCGGCCTTCGTCGCCGAGTAGGCGATGTTGTTCGGGCCGGCGAACACCGAGTTCTTCGAGGAGATGTAGACGATGTCGCCGCCGAGACCCTGGTCGATGAGCACTCGCGCGGCGGCCTTCGAGACGAGGAACGAGCCCTTGGCCATGACGTCGTGCTGCAGGTCCCAGTCGGCCTCGGTGGTCTCGAGCAGCGGCTTCGAGAGCGACAGGCCCGCGTTGTTGACGACGAGGTCGAGGCCGCCGAAGGCGAGCACCGCCTCGTCGATCGCGGCCTGCACGGCCGCGGCATCCGTCACGTTCGCGGCCACGCCGATCGCGACATCCGCGGTGCCGAGCTCGGCGGCGGCGGCCTGCGCCTTCGAGGCGTCGAGGTCGGCGATGACGACGCACGCGCCCTCGGCGGCGAGGCGGGTGGCGATGGCCTTGCCGATGCCCGACGCCGCGCCGGTCACGAGTGCGATGCGCCCCGCGTGCGGCTTCGGCTTCGGCATGCGCTGGAGCTTCGCCTCCTCGAGCGCCCAGTACTCGATGCGGAACTTCTCGGCGTCGCTGATGGGGGAGTACGTCGAGAGCGCCTCGGCGCCGCGCATCACGTTGATCGCGTTGCGGTAGAACTCGCCGGCGACGCGGGCCGTCTGCGCGTTCGCGCCGTAGCTGAACATGCCGACGCCCGGGATGAGCACGATGAGGGGGTCGGCGCCGCGCATCGCGGGGCTCGAGGCATCCGCGTGCGCGTCGTAGTACGCCCGGTAGTCGGCGCGGTACGCCTCGTGCAGCTGCTTCAGGCGGGTGATGCTCTCGTCGACGCTCGCCGACGCGGGCAGGTCGAGCACCATCGGCTTGACCTTGGTGCGCAGGAAGTGGTCGGGGCAGCTCGTGCCGAGCGCGGCGAGTCGCGGGTGCTCGGCGCGGGCGAGGAAGTCGAGCACCTCGGGCGCGTCGGTGAAGCGGCCGACCATGGGCCGGTCGTGAGAGGCGAGCCCGCGGATCGTCGCGGCGAGGGCGGCGGCCTTCGTGCGGCGCTCGGATGCCTCGAGCGCACCGTAGCCCTCGAGTTCGGCGCCGAACGGCTCGGCCGCGCCGTGCTCGGCGATGTAGGCGGCGGCGGTGTCGATGATCCAGAGGGAGTTGCGCTCGCTCTCCTCCGAGGTGTCGCCCCACGCCGTGATGCCGTGCCCGCCGAGGATGCAGCCGATCGCCTGCGGGTTGGCCGTCTTGATCGCAGCGATGTCGAGCCCGAGCTGGAAGCCCGGGCGGCGCCACGGCACCCACACCACGCGCTCGCCGAAGATCTTGCCGGTGAGCGCTTCGCCGTCGGCGGCCGTCGCGATCGCGATGCCCGAGTCGGGGTGCAGGTGGTCGACGTGCGCGGCGTCGACGAGGCCGTGCATGGCCGTGTCGATCGACGGCGCCGCACCGCCCGTGCCGTGCAGCGTGTAGTCGAACGCGGCGACCATCTCGTCTTCGCGGTCGACGCCGGGGTAGACGCCCGTGAGCGCGCGCAGCCGGTCGAGGCGCAGCACCGCGAGACCGGCCTCGGTCAGCGTGCCGAGGTCGCCGCCCGAGCCCTTGACCCACATGAGTTCGACGGGCTCGCCGGTCACCGGGTCGGTCTCGGTGCCCTTGGCCGAGGTGTTGCCGCCGGCGTAGTTCGTGTTCTTCGGGTCGGCGCCGAGGCGGTTCGACCGGGCGATGAGCTCGGCGGCTGCCTGGTTCGTCATGAGGGGAGTCCTTCGTTGCTGCGGCGGGTGCTGCTGGTGGTGGTGTGGTGGTGGTGGTGGTGGTCTGGGAATCGGACGGTTCGTTTCGCATGGGATGGGGGATGTCGGTGATCCCGTGCGAAACGAGGGGTCCGGTCGTGCGCTCGATTCGCGGGTCAGGCGCCCCAGCCGGCCTGCACGCCGCCGACGCGGTCGGCGGCGATCTTCGCCAGGTAGCCGGATGCCGCGAAGGCGGCCATGGGGTCGGCGGGCAGGCCCCGCGACTCGCGCCACTCGGCGAGTGCCGGTCGCACGTCGGTGTAGAAGGCGTCCATGAAGATGCGGTTGGCCTCGAGCACGTCGCCCGCCTGCTGCGCCGCGCGCAGCGCGCCGGTGTCGACGAGCAGCGCGCGGGCGGTCATCTCCTGCACGTTGAGCACGGAACGGATCTGCCCCGGCACCTTGTCTTCGACGTTGTGGCACTGGTCGAGCATGAACGCGACGTCGGGGTGGTTGAAGCCGCCGCCGCGGATGACCTCGAAGAGGATGCGGAACAGCTGGTACGGGTCGGCGGCGCCGACGATGAGGTCGTCGTCGGCGTAGAAGCGCGAGTTGAAGTCGAAACTGCCGAGCCTGCCGAGGCGCAGTAGCTGCATGACGATGAACTCGATGTTCGTCCCGGGAGCGTGGTGACCGGTGTCGAGGCAGACCATCGCCCTGTCGCCGAGCGCGGCGACCTGCACGTAGCTCGTGCCCCAGTCGGGAACGTCGGTGTGGTAGAACGCCGGCTCGAAGAACTTGTACTCGAGCACGAGCCGCTGCTCGTCGCCGAGCCGGGCGTAGATCTCGGCGAGCGAGTCGTGCAGGCGGTCCTGCCGGCCGCGCAGGTCGGCCTGCCCGGGGTAGTTCGAGCCCTCGGCGAGCCAGATCTTCAGGTCGCGCGAGCCGGTGGCGTGCATGATGTCGATGCACTCGAGGTGGTGGTCGACGGCCTTTCGGCGCACGGCGGCGTCTTCGTGGGTGAGGGCACCGAACTTGAAGTCGTCGTCTTGGAAGGTGTTCGAGTTGACCGTGCCGAGCGAGACGCCGTGGTCTTCGGCGTGCCTGCGGAGCACGCCGTAGTCGTCGACCCGGTCCCACGGGATGTGCAGCGCCACGGTCGGCGCGAGTGCGGTGTACTCGTGCACCTGCGCGGCATCCGCGATCTTCTCGAACGGATCACGCGGGGTGCCCGGCGTCGCGAACACCTTGAATCGGGTGCCCGAGTTGCCGAACGCCCATGAGGGCAGCTCGATGGCCTGCTGCTCGAGCTGGTCGAGGATGTCGCTTGAGAGGTTGCTCACGAGTGGCTCTTTCCGGTTCTTCTGTGTGCATGTTCGGTCGTGCGATGCTCAACGCTCGGCATCGAGCGCGGCGAGTTG
Proteins encoded in this window:
- a CDS encoding 2-hydroxyacid dehydrogenase encodes the protein MTDAPLLVSLPGNALRDALGAAPDGAEIVQWDMSGPAPAERIDLVVPPYMGAAGRLGALEGVTTRLVQSQSIGYDDVPAALPPGHVFANAASVHETSTAELALALILAAQRGIPDFVRAAGEGRWAPARHASLADRRVLLIGYGGVGRAIEARLAPFEVELTRVASRARSDEQGFIRGIDELPGLLPNADIVVIGVPLTAATTGLVDAAFLAALPDGALVVNIARGKVADTEAILAEAERGRLRFALDVTEPEPLPAGHPLFALPNVLISPHVGGASTAMMPRMARLLREQIERMLRGDAPLNVVYRS
- a CDS encoding TetR/AcrR family transcriptional regulator: MSETTTPGGGASSVGSAPGPPGAPGRAALLRAMEELAREQGVNNVGLREVARHAGLSHAAPTHFFGSREGMIRALAFEGLALLDDELCTAQERAAHLPGRERLVADSVEFVAFALRHPAHFDAMFRTPSSAQGDELLDRARLAALDGLRALVIQVHDSGAIDGDVETTFLQLCAMSHGIASLAVDGLLHGFDAYAAADDVAERIIRAQVAQLP
- a CDS encoding pyridoxamine 5'-phosphate oxidase family protein, whose product is MVDITNAEVWKAIESVNFMVIGMVSARGEARTAGVMHVVDDGRLWFTTNEREFKARHIAANPGVSVTVPIAKRIPFVPWVKIPAATITFSGVAEIMPAEQLPSDAKRALLHGLELSDGERGDLIAIGVRPSGDFVTYGVGVSLSGMRDTELARGRVASAPKSPAIV
- a CDS encoding rhamnulokinase, translating into MTGGGRGAGTVAAVDLGATSGRVVLGRVDGRGAGTLEIRQVARFANDPVRLASGLHWDLSGLSRRVDSGLAKALREEPGVTSIGVDSWAVDYALLAGDRMLCEPFHYRDERSAAGVEAVHTIAPFAELYRRNGLQFLPFNTLYQLAAERAQGAQGDGGGCLGLADSLLLVPDLIAFQLTGERVAERTNASTTGLLGIDSREWDDELIERLGLPRSVFPRLVDPGETIGTLRGEVAAGFGIGSRHPLEVVAVGSHDTASAVVAVPMRPESAAYISCGTWGLVGVELERPVLTDAARAANFTNEGGVDGRVRFLRNVMGLWLLSESVRQWERDGETVELAALLAAAASVTAPVTVFDANDPRFMASGDLPARIAEWCREHGEPAPGTPAEFARSIVESLARAFAEAVVDAARLSGTQVETIHLVGGGALNELLCQRTADRAGLPVLAGPVEATAIGNVLVQARAQGFTGAGLESLRALVATAFPPRRYEPVAG
- a CDS encoding bifunctional aldolase/short-chain dehydrogenase, translating into MTNQAAAELIARSNRLGADPKNTNYAGGNTSAKGTETDPVTGEPVELMWVKGSGGDLGTLTEAGLAVLRLDRLRALTGVYPGVDREDEMVAAFDYTLHGTGGAAPSIDTAMHGLVDAAHVDHLHPDSGIAIATAADGEALTGKIFGERVVWVPWRRPGFQLGLDIAAIKTANPQAIGCILGGHGITAWGDTSEESERNSLWIIDTAAAYIAEHGAAEPFGAELEGYGALEASERRTKAAALAATIRGLASHDRPMVGRFTDAPEVLDFLARAEHPRLAALGTSCPDHFLRTKVKPMVLDLPASASVDESITRLKQLHEAYRADYRAYYDAHADASSPAMRGADPLIVLIPGVGMFSYGANAQTARVAGEFYRNAINVMRGAEALSTYSPISDAEKFRIEYWALEEAKLQRMPKPKPHAGRIALVTGAASGIGKAIATRLAAEGACVVIADLDASKAQAAAAELGTADVAIGVAANVTDAAAVQAAIDEAVLAFGGLDLVVNNAGLSLSKPLLETTEADWDLQHDVMAKGSFLVSKAAARVLIDQGLGGDIVYISSKNSVFAGPNNIAYSATKADQAHQVRLLAVELGEYGIKVNGINPDGVVRGSGIFASGWGANRAKTYGIEEEELGAFYAQRTILKREVLPEHVANAVIVLTGPELSHTTGLHIPVDAGVAAAFLR
- the rhaI gene encoding L-rhamnose isomerase translates to MSNLSSDILDQLEQQAIELPSWAFGNSGTRFKVFATPGTPRDPFEKIADAAQVHEYTALAPTVALHIPWDRVDDYGVLRRHAEDHGVSLGTVNSNTFQDDDFKFGALTHEDAAVRRKAVDHHLECIDIMHATGSRDLKIWLAEGSNYPGQADLRGRQDRLHDSLAEIYARLGDEQRLVLEYKFFEPAFYHTDVPDWGTSYVQVAALGDRAMVCLDTGHHAPGTNIEFIVMQLLRLGRLGSFDFNSRFYADDDLIVGAADPYQLFRILFEVIRGGGFNHPDVAFMLDQCHNVEDKVPGQIRSVLNVQEMTARALLVDTGALRAAQQAGDVLEANRIFMDAFYTDVRPALAEWRESRGLPADPMAAFAASGYLAKIAADRVGGVQAGWGA